The window CTTACTCTTGATCGTCTTTTCCACCAAGTCCGCCATAACCAGGTTGAGGATGTGCTCTATCTCGGCCTCAGTTATAAATAAGAACTCTTCTGATTGAAATTTAGCCTCAAGAATATCCTCTTTTATGAGCCGGCCCTGTTTATCCCCCCAATAAAGTCTTAACCGGGCCTTTCCCACCAGGGCGGGTAAAAGCGGACTGGCGCCGACCTCTCTTTTACAACTAAACTCCTCGATAGTTCCGGTTAATATGCCGTTAACTGTCATGGCCGTAAAACCATCTGCGCTCCGGTCCCATGACGGAATATCAATAACCTTGATGCCGGCCTCTTCCAGTCCCCTCTTTATGGACGCAGCAAACTCCGTATCCAGCCGTTCGTCCCTCAGGTAATAAAAGTCCTCGCCTCCCAGATTATTATATCTTTTAAAGAGGAGCTTCCGTTCGGTACGGTTATCAGTAAAGGGCGCCAGGGCTATGGAGGGCGGCTCCTTAAAGGTGTAATAGGAACGCAGCGCAGTAGGAGGCCAATAAGTCAACCCCACCTGAAACTCGCGATCGGCTGCGCACGCGGGAAGAAACAACACCGCCAGGGATACTACTATGAATAACTTCGCTATCCATTTCATGGCTTCCTCCAGACAAGTTAGTGCTCATCCGGAATTTTTGGGTTTCCGGATGGGAACGTGTTAATTGGTCTTATTTTAAAATATAACAAAATATGACAATAAATGAAACCTTATTGGCAGAGATGGGCAGGGCAAAAATAACCTTGAAATTTCTCCGGGTATTAGGTAGAAGTAAAAAACCGGGCGGTTAACTCAGTGGTTAGAGTGCCATCCTCACACGGTGGAAGTCGCAGGTTCGAATCCCGCACCGCCCACCATGATCAAAACAAAAGGCCAGTCTTTGGACTGGCTTTTTTTGCCAGAAATACCTTGACAGCGCCTGCAACCGGGGCATAGATTTAAAAAATAAAATTTTACCGCGGAGGCCGCCGAGAACGCTGAGATAACAAATGGAATAGTTTACAGTTTTTCTCTGTGGGCTCTGCGTGCTCAGCGGTGAAAAGGCTTTTCTACGAATTCATCAATTATGGATATAGATAAATTAAAAGATTTGCTATTGTCGGTGCAGGAAGGCCGGACAGAGGTTGAACAAGCCCTCCAGGCCCTGAAAAACCTGCCTTTTGAGGATATGACCTATGCCAAAATCGACCATCACCGGCCCCTGCGTCAAGGGTTTCCGGAGGTAGTCTTCGGTGAAGGAAAGACCGCCGAACAACTGCTTAAGATTATTACTTCCATTTATGAACACAGCGACCGGGTTCTGGTCACCAGAATCAGTGAAGACAAGGCCGCATACATCCGTTCCTCCCTCCCGGACGCCGATTACCATCCATTATCCCGGTTATTGATCCTTAAGAAAAAAGAGCCGGAAATCGCCGGTAAGGGGACCATCCTGGTCATTTCCGCCGGCACTTCGGATATCTCCGTGGCCGAAGAGGCCTACCTTACGGCGCAGATAATGGGCAACCGGGTGGAGTATCTCTATGATGTGGGTGTAGCCGGTATCCACCGGCTTCTCAGTCACAAAGAAAAAATTGCCTCTGCTTCTGTACTCATTGTAGTGGCCGGGATGGAAGGCGCCCTGCCCAGCGTAGTTGGCGGGCTTGTGGATAAACCGGTTATTGCCGTGCCCACCAGCGTGGGATACGGGGCGAGCTTCGGAGGGATTGCGGCCCTTCTGGCCATGCTCAATTCCTGCGCGGCAGGCGTGGCCGTAGTCAATATAGACAACGGGTTCGGCGCCGGTTATATCGCCAGTCTTATCAACCGGTTATAAATGCAATAAACTATGGAACAGGATAGATTCCGTCAGATCAGCAAGGTCTTATGGATCGTATTGATCCTGAACTTTGCCGTGGCCGCATGCAAGCTTTTTTACGGCTGGGTTATAAACAGCGCCAGCATCATGGCGGACGGCTACCATTCCTTCTCGGATGGCTCGTCCAATATTATCGGCCTCTTCGGTATATGGATGGCCTCCAGGCCCAAGGACGAGCGCCACCCTTACGGTCACGGTAAGTACGAGACCCTGACTTCAGTGGGCATTGCCGTGCTCCTCTTCCTTGTCTGTGTCAATGTCCTGACCGAGTCCATAAAACGCTTTTACCATCCTGTCCACCCTGAAGTGGATGCGGTAAGCTTTGCCGTCATGGGAGTCACCCTGATTGTCAATATCTTCGTGATGCTTTACGAACGCAGGCAGGGCCGGATATTCGAGAGTGAGATATTGATCTCTGACTCCCTCCACACCGGGGCCGATATATTTACGACCGGCTCGGTAATTATCGGGCTTTTGGCCATCCGGGCCGGCTACCCTATCGTTGACCCTATCGTGGCCCTCTTTATCAGTATCTTCATCGGTTATGCCGGGATTGAGATCATCAGAAGCAGCTCCCAAATTTTACTTGATGCGGCGGCCATAGATAAAGAACAGATATGGACCGTCGCCATGAGCGTGAACGGCATTGAATATTGTCATAAAATCAGGAGCCGGGGAAGGAGGGGGGATATCCACGTGGATATGCATTGTCACATGAAGCGGGATATCTCTTTAGAAAAGGCGCATGCGATAGCCCATGTGGTGGAAAACACAATCAAGGAAAACATCCCCGGCGTCAAGGACGTCACCATCCATATCGAGCCCTCGCCGGCCTACGGTCGGCCTATGGCCGGATAATACCCCATCTTAGCAGCTTATGCCCCGGGCCGCGCGCGCCTGCATCTTTATCTTTTGCACGGTCTCCCAGGAAAAATCCCCGGCGCAGGGAAAAATGGAGTTGTTTTGATAAATAGGGTCTGCCGCAATGGGGAAACGGGCGGTCTCTACGGCCTTTGGCCAGAGAGGCGACCCTGGTATAGGGGAGTACTCGGCCAGATAAGGCGCCCCGCCCTCCGCCTTGACATAATCAATGGAATAGGTCACCTCCCGCCATTCCTGGCCGGGTAGGCCGGACAAGATGTAAACACCTATGTCCTTGGCTTCAAATCCGGCCTGCCGGAGAAACTTAACAGCCTGTATCAAATCGCCTTCGCAGATCTTTCCGTCCATATCCTTGTGCCGCGCCATGTTGGCCGTTTCAAACCCGAATCGGATAGTCTTGAAACCGGCCCGGAAAAGGAGACGGGCGGTATAATCATCGATCTCCCGGATATGAAGGGCGTTTGGGGTATGAAATCTTACAGGCAATTTTTCTCTGATTACCTCTTCAAGTATGGGCCAGATATGGACCTTTTTGTTAATAAGAAGGGCGTCATCATAAAAAGTAAAGTCTTGTATATTATATTTATGATGCCAGTAATAAATCTCTCCGATCACCGCCTCCGGGGCACGCTGCGTAAAAAGGGGAGCCAGCTTATGCGAGGCGCAATAGGCGCACCGGAAGGGGCAACCCCGCGAGGTAAGGAGGCAGACATAGTCCCTGTCGCCGGACAGGTCGAATGCCGGATAGGGATGGTCGTCCAAAGTGTTTGCCTGGGGCACAAAGGCCGGCTCACAACCGGTCATGTCCTTCAGGAGGGGCCATACTGTTTCTTCACCCGGTCCGGACAGGACAAAATCGGCCCCGGAATGCTCCTGTGCATGATCCGTACAAAGGGTGGCATAAATTCCGCCCAGGATGACCGGGACACCGGGAAAAATCTCTTTCGCCAGGCTAATAGCCTCAAATACCCCCGGATACCAGTACGTCATGAGGGAGGTAACCAGAACGGCATCGGGTCGTTCTATCGCCTGAAGTCCGGCCTTGAACTCTTCCGGGACTATACCGTAACGACTGTATGTCTTGGGGATATCTTTTAATCCGGCTGGTTTTGGGATGGGTGTTCTCAAAAAGTTGCCGGTCCCGAATTTTCGCCTTTTACCGCGCTCACTTTTCAGTCCCCCTGACGTCTCTGAATGACGGGTAGAAAGACAATCGATAAAATCTACTGCAAATCCGTTATGGCGCAGTATGGCCGCCAGATA is drawn from Thermodesulfobacteriota bacterium and contains these coding sequences:
- the larB gene encoding nickel pincer cofactor biosynthesis protein LarB; its protein translation is MDIDKLKDLLLSVQEGRTEVEQALQALKNLPFEDMTYAKIDHHRPLRQGFPEVVFGEGKTAEQLLKIITSIYEHSDRVLVTRISEDKAAYIRSSLPDADYHPLSRLLILKKKEPEIAGKGTILVISAGTSDISVAEEAYLTAQIMGNRVEYLYDVGVAGIHRLLSHKEKIASASVLIVVAGMEGALPSVVGGLVDKPVIAVPTSVGYGASFGGIAALLAMLNSCAAGVAVVNIDNGFGAGYIASLINRL
- a CDS encoding cation diffusion facilitator family transporter, translating into MEQDRFRQISKVLWIVLILNFAVAACKLFYGWVINSASIMADGYHSFSDGSSNIIGLFGIWMASRPKDERHPYGHGKYETLTSVGIAVLLFLVCVNVLTESIKRFYHPVHPEVDAVSFAVMGVTLIVNIFVMLYERRQGRIFESEILISDSLHTGADIFTTGSVIIGLLAIRAGYPIVDPIVALFISIFIGYAGIEIIRSSSQILLDAAAIDKEQIWTVAMSVNGIEYCHKIRSRGRRGDIHVDMHCHMKRDISLEKAHAIAHVVENTIKENIPGVKDVTIHIEPSPAYGRPMAG
- a CDS encoding cobalamin-dependent protein (Presence of a B(12) (cobalamin)-binding domain implies dependence on cobalamin itself, in one of its several forms, or in some unusual lineages, dependence on a cobalamin-like analog.), with the protein product MQAMRQPRLLLINPWIYDFAAYNLWAKPLGLLYLAAILRHNGFAVDFIDCLSTRHSETSGGLKSERGKRRKFGTGNFLRTPIPKPAGLKDIPKTYSRYGIVPEEFKAGLQAIERPDAVLVTSLMTYWYPGVFEAISLAKEIFPGVPVILGGIYATLCTDHAQEHSGADFVLSGPGEETVWPLLKDMTGCEPAFVPQANTLDDHPYPAFDLSGDRDYVCLLTSRGCPFRCAYCASHKLAPLFTQRAPEAVIGEIYYWHHKYNIQDFTFYDDALLINKKVHIWPILEEVIREKLPVRFHTPNALHIREIDDYTARLLFRAGFKTIRFGFETANMARHKDMDGKICEGDLIQAVKFLRQAGFEAKDIGVYILSGLPGQEWREVTYSIDYVKAEGGAPYLAEYSPIPGSPLWPKAVETARFPIAADPIYQNNSIFPCAGDFSWETVQKIKMQARAARGISC